The DNA sequence ATCCGGCCTAAAACATCTCGAACCATCTTCTCATCATCCATGACCAGAATCTTTCCTTGCCCCCTGATTGACTCCACCGACCTCGGTTCATCCTGAACGGTTTCTTTCTCTGTGGCCGGGAGATAGACAGTAAACGTGGTGCCAATCCCCACCTGTGAATCTACCTGAATAATTCCCGCATGGTTTTTGATAATGGCATAAGCGGTAGTGAGGCCCAGGCCACTGCCCTTATGCCTGGTGGAAAAATAGGGATCGAATATCTTATTCAGGTACTTGGGAGAGATGCCAATTCCCTGGTCGGTGAAGGTTAATTTCACGTATTTCCCTCCCGGCAGGGCTAACGCCGATTTTGCCTGAACGATCAAGTTTTCCGCCGCAACCTTGACAACTCCGCCTTCCGGCATCGCCTGATCGGCATTCATCAGTAGATTGCTAAAGGCCTGACCGAGCTGTCCGGCATCGGCCTCCACCGCCCAAAGCTCTGCCGGGATGGAGAGGTCACAAAGAGTATTGGAGCCGGATAAGGTCAAAGTGACCGATTCTTTGAGCAACTTTGCCAGGCAAACAATCCTTTTGATGGGCGCCCCGCCTTTGGCAAAAGTGAGCAGTTGCCTGGCCAGGGTTTGCGCTTGAAAACAGGCCTGCTGGGCCTGCATAAGCCGGTCCTGGACCTCGCTTTTGATTACTTCCTGCAGCAAGACCAGACCGATATTGCCCAATATGGCGGTTAAGATATTATTGAAGTCATGGGCAATGCCCCCCGCCAAGGTGGCCAGGGACTCGAGCTTGCTACACTGCAACCGTTCATCCTGGGCCCTCCTATATTCGGTGACGTCTCGCACATGTGCAATAACCGCCGCTAGTTGGCCGGAAGTGCGATTCATCATTGGAAAAGAACGAATCTCTAAAAACCGGTCGCCAGCCCCGGCTACATGTATAGCGACTGTTCCCCGGCTGGCCTTGCCCGTCCGGATAGTCTGTTGCACAGGGCATAGTTCACATGGGACCTCCCGGCTATGGTAAACTTCATAACATTTCCTTCCCAGCGACGGTTGTTTATTAAATCTCCGTCCGGCTTGGTTCGTCCGGATGATGGTCAGATCCAAGGCGAGGATGTCCAAGACATCAGGGATACTATCAAAAATATCCTGCAGGAATTGTTCATTATCCTTAAGCAACTCCTGAGCTTCCCGCCGTTCGGTGACGTCAAGCATGTAACCGATGATCTCCAGCGGTTGGCCCTGGGCGTCCCGGATCAAGGTCAAATCATCGCGTATCCACCGCCAACTGCCGTTTTTATGCCGAAAGCGATATTCGACGGAAAGGAATCCCTTCTCCGGTAAACCATTTGCCATTGCGAAAATACGGGGGCAGTCATCTGGATGAATATGGAGACCAAAGAACTTAGGATTTTCTGTAATTTCACGAGGTTCGTAGCCCAATTGTTTAGTAACATTTTCACTAATATAGGTAGTGTCGTAATTTCCCGAAGGCTTACAAGAATAGATTACCGCCGGACTGCAGGAGAGCAGACGCTGCAATTGATCCCGCGTCGTCAGCAGATCGCCGCGCAGGCGCTCATTCTCCAGAGACACCTGGGCGCCGTAGGATAACTGCCGACTCAGCACCAACATCGAAATCACATAATTATTGTGCTGGTTGGTCCCATTATCGGCCAGCCCCTGTTCCCCAAAGCTGTAAAACCCCACCACCGGCGCCGGTTTCACCAAATCCTTGATGGTGTCGATCACTTCCCGATTCCGGTCGCCGAGAAGAGGAGACCGGAGAGCGCAGACAAAAACCAGGACTAGGCCCGGATCAGTGATGGTGTGGCGCAGCAGGGCTTTGCGGGCCGCCTCTCCCCCCGCGGCAATAAGCTCCTCTTGATTTGCCTCCATTATGGTCAAAGTGGTGCCTTCGGCCACCGGCTGGGCCAACCTCACTCCCCCGGCGGCCGTAAAAAAACTGGCCATGTTGATGCTGTATTCTCCCCAGCCCATGGGGGTTCCTAGCGGCTGTCCGGTAGTTAGCTTCAGGTGTTTACCTGCCAAAGCTTCAGAAGAAGTGCCCTGGAGTCGGCTGTAAATCTCGGCTGCCGGCTGCCCGTCCAACTCCAGCACCTGATGATTGCCGCAGCGGGTTACCGTAGCTCTCCGGGAAGTAGGGTGAAAACCGTGGGCCATGGCAATACCGAAGCGCAACTGGGTTTCAAAAACCGCCAGCAGCATACTATCAGGATAGGCTCGTTTGCCCCACAGGACGTAATTGGTCTCCAGCCGCCAATCATCGGCTGCGGAACCGCCAACAATGCGTATTCTGCCTAAGGAAAGCCGCTTCAACTCTTCTAAGATCTCGAAACTGCGCGAATCAGCCGTTTTGGTGTTGCCTGGAGAGAATAACAGCGCAAAGACGGATTTGCCCTGCAGGGTCAGTTCCTGCCAGATCCGGCTGTCCGCCGGAGAGAAGAGAGGTGCCAGATCCGGCGCACTCACCGATTCATTCACCGCCTGCCGCCAATCCCGGGAAACTCCCTGCCCTACCCCAACCCGAACCCGCAGATAGGGGGAAGCGAGGACAATAACCACCACACTCTCTTTCTGGGGTGCGTTGCAAATCTCCCCGGCGGTGGTGGCGCCCAAGACCGGCGCATTCGTAATTACCTCATGGATTCCATGGAGCACCTCTACCAGGTTATATTTTACTGAGGCAAAGACTAACACCGCGGTAGGAAAAGACCCTGGGATGGCATGCAGCGCTTCTTGCGCGGCCTCCCTCCCCACCCTCAGGCTGTTGTTACCTGCGGCCGTGCCATAGCCTACATGGAGTTTTTCCGGGTGCTTTGCCATAGAAAACTCTCTCTTTTCGGTCGACATTGAGAATTCTAACCGGTCGCTACCCATTTGGAATCCGATGACCCGGTTCCCTGTCTGGGAAATACATTACGTCTTAGCTCACAATCATATGTATTCTCCATAATTCCCTTGCATAAGATTTCCCTCATTGAGGCGACCGCTAAACATTTATATATTGAGAATAGACACTATTATCTTATGCTGTATTACCCAAGTAAATAATGACAGAGGCTATTGTATCGGAAACGATAGTGTCTGTCACTCCTCTTTTTAGACTTTTCAATTTTTATTTAATAGGCCATAGATAATGGCGTCGGCCAGGGCTTGTGGATCTGGTTGGGCAATTTTGCTGAAGGTTTTCACCAACCGCACCTGTTCAAGGTTTCGATTAGCTGGCCTGAAACCCAAAAAAAGAATAGCGAGAATTATTGACAATGAGCTTGAAATTAGTTTTTAAGCAAGGCGAGAAAGAACAATACTTTTAGTAATCTGCTGAAAGTCTGGTCGAAAAGGTCAGATTGAGGCATCAAGGATGAAAATGGCTTTTCAGGATTCCATCAAAATTGATAATTAATTAAGATATATTATACTTATTTTAGCTGTTCCATCAAGTATTTTTAATATTCATTTTTTCCATTGCAACACTTCAGTTGTTTGGGGCGAATACAAGATTCGCCCCTACAGACTACAGACGGGTCTGTCGATGCTGCGGTGCTGTAGGGTGGGCACCGCCAACCATGTTCCTGATCTATTATCTCAGATAGCTGAAGTATTACTTTCCATTTATGGGCTCAAACAAGCATTAAGGAGACTGTAGGTAGAGGGGAAGGATGACTCAGAAACCTCGCAATTCACCGCCCACTGCCAAACGGCCATACTTGAATTATCGTCATTACCATGATATGGAAAGGGGTGATTAAATCATTTTTACGCAAGTTATTCCGGCTTTATGGCCCGGAAAGCCTGGGTGAGGCAAGGCGCCCTGCCGGTATCTGTTTGGAGGCATTACCGGGCCGTAGAGCTAAGCAATATCGTATCAGACTGAATCAGTGCAGGGAATCAGGCCAGCGACAATAATCCCATGATCAGAACTATCCACATCCAAAACTACATGGCCCACCAGGACACCCGCATTGAGCTGGCCCCCGGAGTAACGGTAATTACCGGCCCCAACAACGTGGGCAAAAGCGCTGTAGTGGAGGCCATCCGCGCCGCGGTAAACAACCCCAGCCCCAAGAACGTCATCCGCCATGGGGCCAAACAGGCGGTGGTGTCCCTGGAACTGGATTCCGGGGAGATCATCGAATGGCGGCGCACGGAAAAAACCGCCGCCTATGCCATCCTCACCCCCAACAACGACGGTGACGGCAGTCCGTATCACCGGGAAGAATATTATAAATTGGGGCGGGACGTTCCCGAGGATGTCAGTTCTCTCCTGCGCTTGGGGATGGTGGAGACGGAGAGCGGCAGCATCGATATCCACATCGGCAATCAGCGGCAGCCCATATTTCTCTTAGATCAGACCGGTTCCCAGGCCGCCGCCTTCTTTGCCGCCTCCACCGAAGCCGACTACCTGGTAAAAATGCGCCAGGCCTTGAAAACCCGCACCGACCTCATCAAGCGGGAGCACAAGCAGCACCTCCAGGGCAAGAAGCTGGCCGAACAGGAGCTGGCCCGCTACGAACCCCTGGACGACGTGAAAGCCGTTCTCAAAACTGCGGAATCGGATTATCTTGCCATTCAGGCAGCGCAGCAGGCCATCCCCCTTCTGGCCGCAATGTTGGGGAAACTCCAGGCCTCCCAGGCTCAGCAGCGGCGCCAGACCGCCCGAGCCGCAGCGCTCCACGAACTAGAGTCACCCCCTTCCCTCGAGGCAGTGAGGGAGTTAGAGAGGCTGCAGCAGCAATTGCACCACACCGCGGCCCGGTTGCAGCAGAGCCGCCTGGCCTCCCGAAGGCTCGGTCGGCTCACTCCCCTGCCAACCCTACAGGAAACCAAGGCCTTGGCGGCATGCTTGGAGCAGGGGAAGGCCGTACAGCATCGCCTTTCCGGCAGCCGAGTTGTACAGGCCGCCGTGGCTGATCTGGCTGCGCCGCCGTCCCTCGAACCGGTGGCCGACCTGCAAGAAGTAAGCACCACCCTGGCCGCTACCCGGCAACGTCTGGGCCGCGATCAATCCCGGGCCGTCCTCTTGGCCGCAATCACCGCCCCACCGGAGGTAGCCGACGTCAGCCAGCTTCCCACCCTCATCGCCCGCCTGCGGGAGTGCCGTCAGCAAACCGTTGCGGCCCAAAAGCGTGGAACCATCCTGGCTCCCCTGTCCCTGCCGCCGGACCTGGCTGATTTGGCCGGCCTGGAACAGGCGGCGGCGCAGATCGCCCTGCTGCAAGGCCGTATGCAGCAACAAAGCCGGGTGCAGGACACCCTCACTGGGTTGCCCGAGGCCCCCGTTCTATTACCGGTGGCCGAGCTGGAAGCCACCCTGGCCGCCCTGCGCCGCGCCGCTGCGGCCCTAAAGCAGCGCCAGCGCCAAGCCGAGGCCCTGGCCGCGGCTCTGGAAGAGAAGCGGCAGGACATCGCCGCTTTCCTGGGGGAGACCGGGGTCTGCCCCCTGTGCGGCAGCCCCCTGGACGTGGTTCATTTCCTGGACGATGTGCATGGTTGATACTCCCCTGCAGCTCCCCACCGTTGGCCCTTTTGAAGGCATCCTCTTCATCGGCGACCCCCACGTGGCCGCCTCGCCCCCCGGCTATCGGTTGGACGACTACTCCCAAAGTATCTTAGCCAAACTGGATTTCTGTCTGCAGACGGCCCGGGAGCACCAACTCCTGCCCATCATCCTGGGAGACCTCTTTCACGTGCCCCGCAACAACCCCAATTACCTGCTGGTGGCCCTCATGGACCTTTTCCGCCCCGTGATCCCCTGGGTACTGGTGGGCAACCACGACAAGCACGAGGCCCGCCTCACCCCCGATGTCTCCCTCATGGTGCTCCATGCCGCCCGGGTCATCCGTCTGCTGGCTGCAGCGGGGCCGGTGGCCACCGTGGTGGCGGGAGGCCGCCGGGTACTGGTGGGAGCCTCCCCGGACTGGACGCCCATCCCCAGGACCGTGGAACGGGGCGGCCACGATTATGTCATCTGGGTGACCCATCACGACCTGACCTTTCCCGACTACACCGCCGGCCGGGTGCATCTGCGGCCCATCCCCGGCGTCGATCTGGTAGTGAACGGCCACCTGCACACCCCCAAGCCCCCCGTCCAGCGGGGGGAAACCCTGTGGTGCAATCCCGGCAGCATCAGCCGGGTGGCCTTGAGTTCCCAGACCCCTAACAAGCTACCGGTGGCCGCTATCTGGCGTCCGGGGCAAACGGAGCTGGAGACCCTGCCCATCCCGCACCGTCCCTTTCACGAAGTCTTCCCGGCCTTTGTGGACCGGGAGTCACCTTCCCCTGATGACCTGGATGAATCGCGGTTCATTAAGGGCCTGGAAAATCTCATGATGCGCAAGACCAGCGAGGGTCTCGGGCTGCAGACTTTTTTGACGGCCAATCTGCAGTCCGGCGACCCCATTGACGCCTTAATCTGGGAGCTCTACGAGGAGGTAATGCGTGAAGAAAACCAAGAATGAGTCTCCGGCCGGGAACCTCTCACCCCGAGATACCGCCGTGCAGGAGAAATTGGAGACCCTGAAGAAAGAATATAAGGACCTGGATACCTTAAAGATTAGAACCGACCAGGATATCGCCAACCTGCAAAAACAGTTGGATGACTTGGAAAAACAGGCCGTGGCCGAATATGGCACCAGCGATCTGGCCGAACTGGAAAAAATCCTGGAAGAGCGCCGCCAGGAGAACGAACTCCGGGTGCAGGAATACGAACAGCATATTCAGGCAGTAAAAGATTCCCTGGCCAAGATCGAAGAGCCGGGCAGTGGCGGGGAGTCCTGATGGCAGACACTCCCCCCCTATGCCAATTGCCCAAACCTCTTTTATTTTCTTCCCCTCGCCCCTTGAGGGGAGAGGGTCGGGGTGAGGGGTGAATAAGATGTTTAGCTATGTAGGGTGGGCACTGCCCACCATCCCTGCTTGCCCCTTGAAAAGCAAGCTATTATAAATAGGGTAAATACGCCCATGCCTTTGTCAACCCCGCTAGCCCATCCCGCCGAAGTGCGCCGCCGCTTCGATACCCTGCGCTGGCAGCAGCGCGCCGTACAGGAACGCCTTGCCGACCACCAACGCCACATCCAGGTCTGCGAGGAGTTCCTGGCCCTGGAGCCCCGCCTCGCCGCCCGCCTGGATCAATTATCCCAGGACCTCTTCGGAGACATCCTCGACGAAGTGGAGCGCAACCTCACCTACGCCCTCAAAGAAATCCTGGAACAAGACCTCCGGGTCATCACCGCCCGGGAGGTAAAAAAGGGCAAAATCAACATTACCTTCGCCATGGAACGCCAAGGCGACCGGGAGGACATCCTCACCGGCCAGGGCGGCTCCGTCTGCAACATCATGTCGGTGGGCCTGCGCCTCATCGCCCTCTCGCAACTCCCCGAACACGAGCACCGCCGCTTCCTCATTCTGGACGAACAGGACTGCTGGCTCCGTCCCGACCTCGTCCCCCGCCTCATGCACATCATCCACACCATCGCCGCCAAACTCAACTTCCAGATCCTGGTCATCAGCCACCACGACCTCAACCTCTTCCGGGAATACGCCGACCGCATCTACCGCCTGACGCCCCCCCGCCGGGATGACGAAGGCCCCCGCCTGGAATTGGTGGAATCCGCCGGATAACCCTTGTATCAATAAAGGCATGCTTACGCAGCAATGTGGCAATAGTATCCTGGTTCCCAAGGTCCTGCCTGGCAACGCCATTAACCGAGAAGCTCCCGCGGGGCCACAAATATCATCGGGCGGGCCGCGCCCGCCGCTCATCTCCCCCTCACTCCTTACCCCTCAGCTAATTCAATGCCATCCTTCGCATCGGTGCTGGCCAATACCATTCTCTCTGCTACACTTAATCTTAACAGTTACCCTAATGCGCCCCTTCCACCATCACCTGAAAGATGTCCTTACCCTCCTCCCTGGTGACTCCCCCATCCAGGGTAAGACCACGAATCGGCAATGGGATATGCACCAACCGCCAAATGACTGGAGGAATTTGCCAATCTGCAGTACGGACGCCTTGGTCATGCTCTTTCCCCATTTATCCTCGCTCCCAGTTGCACTTGGGCAGGCCAGAATGATAAAATAAATGTAACACTTCAGTTGTT is a window from the Desulfobacca acetoxidans DSM 11109 genome containing:
- a CDS encoding metallophosphoesterase, which encodes MVDTPLQLPTVGPFEGILFIGDPHVAASPPGYRLDDYSQSILAKLDFCLQTAREHQLLPIILGDLFHVPRNNPNYLLVALMDLFRPVIPWVLVGNHDKHEARLTPDVSLMVLHAARVIRLLAAAGPVATVVAGGRRVLVGASPDWTPIPRTVERGGHDYVIWVTHHDLTFPDYTAGRVHLRPIPGVDLVVNGHLHTPKPPVQRGETLWCNPGSISRVALSSQTPNKLPVAAIWRPGQTELETLPIPHRPFHEVFPAFVDRESPSPDDLDESRFIKGLENLMMRKTSEGLGLQTFLTANLQSGDPIDALIWELYEEVMREENQE
- a CDS encoding FIST N-terminal domain-containing protein, translated to MAKHPEKLHVGYGTAAGNNSLRVGREAAQEALHAIPGSFPTAVLVFASVKYNLVEVLHGIHEVITNAPVLGATTAGEICNAPQKESVVVIVLASPYLRVRVGVGQGVSRDWRQAVNESVSAPDLAPLFSPADSRIWQELTLQGKSVFALLFSPGNTKTADSRSFEILEELKRLSLGRIRIVGGSAADDWRLETNYVLWGKRAYPDSMLLAVFETQLRFGIAMAHGFHPTSRRATVTRCGNHQVLELDGQPAAEIYSRLQGTSSEALAGKHLKLTTGQPLGTPMGWGEYSINMASFFTAAGGVRLAQPVAEGTTLTIMEANQEELIAAGGEAARKALLRHTITDPGLVLVFVCALRSPLLGDRNREVIDTIKDLVKPAPVVGFYSFGEQGLADNGTNQHNNYVISMLVLSRQLSYGAQVSLENERLRGDLLTTRDQLQRLLSCSPAVIYSCKPSGNYDTTYISENVTKQLGYEPREITENPKFFGLHIHPDDCPRIFAMANGLPEKGFLSVEYRFRHKNGSWRWIRDDLTLIRDAQGQPLEIIGYMLDVTERREAQELLKDNEQFLQDIFDSIPDVLDILALDLTIIRTNQAGRRFNKQPSLGRKCYEVYHSREVPCELCPVQQTIRTGKASRGTVAIHVAGAGDRFLEIRSFPMMNRTSGQLAAVIAHVRDVTEYRRAQDERLQCSKLESLATLAGGIAHDFNNILTAILGNIGLVLLQEVIKSEVQDRLMQAQQACFQAQTLARQLLTFAKGGAPIKRIVCLAKLLKESVTLTLSGSNTLCDLSIPAELWAVEADAGQLGQAFSNLLMNADQAMPEGGVVKVAAENLIVQAKSALALPGGKYVKLTFTDQGIGISPKYLNKIFDPYFSTRHKGSGLGLTTAYAIIKNHAGIIQVDSQVGIGTTFTVYLPATEKETVQDEPRSVESIRGQGKILVMDDEKMVRDVLGRMLMQLGYTVELVCEGSQVLERFVQAKKSGSPFDAVILDLTIPGGLGGKSTIRELLKIDPQVKAIVSSGYYDDPVMANYQDYGFCEVIAKPYRITELGEIVRRVITDSGKLRSG
- a CDS encoding ATP-binding protein produces the protein MIRTIHIQNYMAHQDTRIELAPGVTVITGPNNVGKSAVVEAIRAAVNNPSPKNVIRHGAKQAVVSLELDSGEIIEWRRTEKTAAYAILTPNNDGDGSPYHREEYYKLGRDVPEDVSSLLRLGMVETESGSIDIHIGNQRQPIFLLDQTGSQAAAFFAASTEADYLVKMRQALKTRTDLIKREHKQHLQGKKLAEQELARYEPLDDVKAVLKTAESDYLAIQAAQQAIPLLAAMLGKLQASQAQQRRQTARAAALHELESPPSLEAVRELERLQQQLHHTAARLQQSRLASRRLGRLTPLPTLQETKALAACLEQGKAVQHRLSGSRVVQAAVADLAAPPSLEPVADLQEVSTTLAATRQRLGRDQSRAVLLAAITAPPEVADVSQLPTLIARLRECRQQTVAAQKRGTILAPLSLPPDLADLAGLEQAAAQIALLQGRMQQQSRVQDTLTGLPEAPVLLPVAELEATLAALRRAAAALKQRQRQAEALAAALEEKRQDIAAFLGETGVCPLCGSPLDVVHFLDDVHG